One Sodalinema gerasimenkoae IPPAS B-353 DNA segment encodes these proteins:
- the queA gene encoding tRNA preQ1(34) S-adenosylmethionine ribosyltransferase-isomerase QueA → MAMIPISEDDLQLDAYDYQLPAQQIAQNPVTPRDHSRLLVVSSPQDHQHQRFWQLPDWLKPGDLLVLNDTRVLPARLYGHKPSGAKVEVLLLEERQGDQWLALVKPGKRLKPGAEIHFDSPEVTDSKASFQATVLSLDEATGGRLLQFHCPAGATVLEMLEQYGEVPFPPYVTESEASSSQYQTVYARESGSAAAPTAGLHFTPELLERLQAQGVGQAFVTLHVGVGTFRPVETSDIRNHVMHQEWVEVPEATVQAIRRTRLQGGRVIAVGTTAVRSLESAGQGQPLGDLAPFSGKTDLFIYPGYRWQVVDGLITNFHLPKSSLMMMVSALLGRERLLRLYEEAIAQNYRFFSFGDAMLIMPEARLS, encoded by the coding sequence ATGGCTATGATCCCCATCTCTGAGGACGATTTACAACTGGATGCTTACGATTATCAGCTTCCGGCGCAACAGATTGCTCAAAATCCCGTGACTCCTCGGGATCACTCCCGTTTACTGGTGGTCAGTTCCCCTCAAGACCATCAGCATCAGAGGTTTTGGCAATTACCCGATTGGCTCAAACCAGGGGATTTATTGGTTTTGAACGATACGCGGGTTTTGCCGGCTCGTCTTTATGGCCATAAACCTAGTGGTGCCAAGGTGGAGGTGTTATTACTAGAGGAACGGCAGGGGGATCAGTGGTTGGCGTTAGTTAAACCGGGGAAACGGCTCAAGCCCGGTGCTGAAATTCATTTTGATTCTCCTGAGGTGACAGACTCAAAGGCCTCGTTCCAGGCTACGGTTCTTTCACTGGACGAGGCCACTGGGGGACGACTGTTACAGTTTCACTGTCCTGCCGGAGCAACGGTGCTTGAGATGTTAGAACAGTATGGAGAGGTTCCTTTTCCTCCCTATGTGACAGAGTCCGAAGCCAGTAGCAGTCAGTATCAGACGGTGTATGCTCGCGAGTCCGGTTCGGCGGCGGCCCCCACAGCGGGATTGCACTTCACCCCAGAACTGCTTGAGCGACTACAGGCTCAGGGGGTGGGACAGGCCTTTGTGACGCTCCATGTGGGAGTGGGAACGTTCCGCCCTGTTGAAACGTCCGATATTCGTAATCATGTGATGCACCAGGAATGGGTTGAGGTTCCCGAAGCAACGGTGCAAGCGATTCGTCGCACTCGTTTGCAAGGGGGACGGGTGATTGCTGTCGGCACCACAGCGGTGCGATCGCTTGAGTCTGCCGGCCAGGGACAGCCTCTTGGAGACTTGGCCCCATTTTCTGGCAAAACGGATCTCTTTATTTATCCTGGATATCGCTGGCAAGTCGTGGATGGATTGATTACCAACTTCCATCTCCCCAAGTCCAGTTTGATGATGATGGTCTCGGCCTTGCTAGGACGGGAGCGACTGTTAAGACTGTATGAGGAGGCGATCGCCCAAAATTATCGTTTTTTCTCTTTCGGGGATGCCATGTTGATTATGCCTGAAGCTCGCTTATCGTAG
- a CDS encoding C39 family peptidase, which produces MKLQDFLGTDLKYDYKDMAADEELTRQIQVRLIDMGLLDPPADGFFGPLTTAAFDRFQDLMEVNELGYLGAATARLIIQTRRQDLPKPPPELKILQNTVFKSRPVQSSVLPENEKRSIPAGERFTLVDYEVVRDHLRIALRNVAFPKRGDNGKVEDSKIWYAFRQHVEIWEEEDRQVPLQKPTTVRLDVPYKSQLDNWYNPMGSCNVTSIAMCLSYLGARRRSSVGQFEDELYEYMIRRGWSRHSPYDLARVVHDYGCRDTFRTNATIEEAQDWLAGGNPAVIHGYFTSFGHIIVLVGYDDRGFIVHDPYGEWFEWGYRNDLSGAFLNYSYGLIRRVCIPDGQFWVHFISR; this is translated from the coding sequence ATGAAGCTACAGGACTTTCTCGGGACTGATCTGAAATACGACTATAAGGACATGGCCGCTGATGAGGAGTTAACTCGTCAAATCCAGGTACGCCTGATTGATATGGGGTTATTGGACCCTCCTGCCGATGGATTTTTTGGCCCTCTGACTACGGCTGCCTTTGACCGCTTTCAGGATTTGATGGAGGTCAATGAGTTGGGATATCTTGGGGCCGCTACCGCCCGTCTGATTATTCAAACCCGGCGGCAGGATTTACCGAAACCCCCACCGGAGTTGAAAATTCTGCAAAATACTGTCTTTAAATCTCGCCCTGTTCAGTCATCGGTGTTACCCGAGAACGAAAAACGTTCGATTCCGGCAGGGGAACGCTTCACCCTAGTGGATTATGAGGTGGTGCGCGATCATCTGCGTATTGCCCTACGGAATGTGGCCTTCCCCAAGCGGGGAGATAACGGCAAAGTCGAAGATTCCAAGATTTGGTACGCCTTCCGGCAGCATGTGGAAATTTGGGAGGAGGAGGATCGTCAGGTTCCTCTACAAAAACCTACGACGGTTCGTCTGGATGTGCCCTACAAGTCCCAACTGGATAATTGGTATAACCCGATGGGATCGTGTAATGTCACCTCCATTGCCATGTGTTTGTCCTATTTGGGGGCCCGTCGCCGCAGCAGTGTGGGCCAGTTTGAGGATGAATTGTACGAATACATGATTCGTCGCGGCTGGAGTCGCCATAGTCCCTATGATTTGGCCCGAGTGGTGCATGACTATGGCTGTCGTGATACCTTTCGCACCAATGCCACCATTGAGGAGGCCCAGGACTGGCTGGCGGGGGGGAATCCGGCGGTGATTCATGGCTATTTCACCTCGTTTGGTCACATTATCGTTTTAGTGGGCTACGATGATCGCGGCTTTATTGTCCATGATCCCTATGGGGAATGGTTTGAATGGGGCTATCGCAATGATTTGAGTGGTGCGTTTCTTAACTACTCCTATGGTTTGATTCGCCGGGTTTGTATTCCAGATGGCCAGTTCTGGGTTCACTTCATCTCCCGTTAA
- a CDS encoding RNA polymerase sigma factor, RpoD/SigA family, translating to MTASTATQLKDTAVDNHSDNPADIARARPTGYSKTVSDDAVGAFFKEMSRYPLLNREEEIHLAREVQDWVVIREKCAQLKESLGREPELSELAQSVGLTEKAVKRQMHRGRTAQKKMIRSNLRLVVSIAKRYLNRGVPFLDLIQEGALGLSRATEKFDPEKGYKFSTYAYWWIRQGITRTIANDGRTIRLPIHIVEKLNKLKKTYRQLGQELNRQPSEEELAEALELSLKQLRQLQRVSQRSLSLNHYVGDEDNTEVLDLLEDTDSPSPDSQVSEDMMCQGVRQVLDEALTQRESEILALRYGLDGEKRKTLQEISTLFNLSRERVRQIQTTAMRKLRRPQISRRLRGWLQ from the coding sequence TTGACTGCTAGCACTGCCACTCAACTCAAAGACACCGCTGTTGATAACCATAGCGATAATCCAGCCGACATTGCTCGTGCCCGCCCAACCGGCTATTCCAAAACGGTTTCCGATGATGCCGTGGGTGCTTTTTTTAAGGAAATGTCTCGCTATCCGCTGCTCAATCGAGAAGAAGAAATTCACCTGGCCCGAGAGGTTCAGGACTGGGTTGTAATTCGTGAGAAGTGCGCTCAGCTGAAGGAGTCCCTAGGTCGAGAACCAGAACTTTCTGAGCTAGCCCAATCCGTAGGGCTAACTGAAAAAGCGGTAAAACGACAAATGCACCGGGGACGCACCGCTCAGAAAAAAATGATTCGCTCCAACCTGCGTTTAGTGGTGTCCATCGCCAAGCGCTACCTGAACCGGGGCGTTCCCTTCCTCGATCTGATTCAGGAAGGAGCCTTAGGTCTAAGTCGTGCTACCGAAAAGTTTGACCCCGAAAAAGGCTATAAGTTCTCCACCTACGCCTACTGGTGGATTCGTCAGGGAATCACCCGCACCATTGCTAACGATGGGCGCACCATTCGGCTTCCGATTCACATCGTTGAGAAACTCAACAAACTTAAAAAGACCTACCGCCAATTGGGACAAGAGCTAAACCGGCAACCCAGCGAGGAAGAACTCGCCGAAGCCCTAGAGCTGTCCTTAAAGCAGTTGCGGCAACTGCAACGGGTTAGCCAACGCTCCCTGTCTCTCAACCACTATGTGGGAGACGAAGACAACACCGAGGTGTTAGACCTCTTAGAAGATACAGATAGTCCCTCCCCCGACTCTCAAGTGAGCGAAGATATGATGTGTCAGGGTGTGCGTCAAGTTCTCGATGAGGCGTTAACCCAGCGTGAGAGTGAAATTCTCGCCCTGCGCTATGGCCTTGACGGCGAGAAACGCAAAACCCTACAGGAAATCAGCACCCTGTTTAACCTCTCACGAGAACGAGTCCGGCAAATCCAAACCACGGCGATGCGGAAACTGCGCCGTCCCCAAATTTCCCGCCGCCTGCGGGGCTGGTTACAGTAG
- a CDS encoding GNAT family N-acetyltransferase has translation MNVIVSIRPATPEDTEAIFSLIQELAAFEKLEQQVTGTPDQLREHLFGDNPPYAEVFLAQQQERIVGYALFFTTYSSFRSQPGLYLEDLFVQPDSRRQGIGTALMARVAQEVEKRGYGRLEWSVLDWNHRAIAFYEKLGATVLPDWRICRVSDGPMVKLAQPVLKSQN, from the coding sequence ATGAATGTGATAGTTAGCATCCGTCCGGCCACCCCCGAAGATACCGAAGCGATATTCAGCTTAATCCAAGAGCTGGCCGCCTTCGAGAAACTCGAACAGCAGGTGACAGGAACCCCTGATCAGCTTCGTGAGCATTTGTTTGGCGATAATCCCCCCTATGCCGAAGTGTTTCTTGCCCAACAACAAGAGCGAATCGTTGGTTATGCCTTATTCTTCACCACCTATTCGAGCTTCCGAAGTCAGCCAGGACTTTACCTAGAAGATTTGTTTGTTCAGCCGGACTCTCGCCGTCAAGGGATTGGAACGGCCCTGATGGCAAGGGTTGCCCAAGAGGTGGAAAAACGAGGCTATGGACGCTTGGAGTGGTCTGTCTTAGATTGGAACCATAGGGCGATCGCCTTTTATGAAAAGCTTGGGGCAACCGTTCTGCCTGACTGGCGCATTTGTCGGGTAAGCGATGGCCCTATGGTGAAACTGGCCCAACCTGTCCTAAAATCCCAGAATTGA
- the nadC gene encoding carboxylating nicotinate-nucleotide diphosphorylase, translating into MSLSPVLPPWVVLDPLIQSWLAEDIGRGDRTSQTLLQGRSPQGSAEWILKAPGVIAGLPLAQRTFEQLDRHIQSELIYKEGTPCETGTVVARFQGNLEALLIGERVALNLVMRLSGIATSTRQYVETIADLPSQLTDTRKTTPGLRLLEKYATSVGGASNHRLGLDDAIMIKDNHIAAAGSIRAAVAQIRPHIPYPLTIEVETETLDQVKEALKTEVDIIMLDNMSLSDLKTAVELIRQENPRLKIEASGNITQERLRAIAETGVDYISTSAPISRSPWLDISMKLQAT; encoded by the coding sequence GTGAGCCTATCTCCTGTCTTACCCCCCTGGGTGGTCTTAGATCCGTTAATCCAGAGTTGGCTAGCCGAAGATATCGGACGGGGCGATCGCACCAGTCAAACCCTACTCCAAGGGCGATCGCCACAAGGAAGCGCCGAATGGATTCTCAAAGCCCCCGGTGTCATTGCCGGACTACCCCTAGCCCAACGCACCTTTGAACAGCTCGATCGCCACATCCAAAGCGAACTTATATATAAGGAGGGAACCCCTTGCGAAACCGGGACAGTCGTGGCCCGCTTCCAGGGCAACCTAGAAGCTCTCTTGATAGGAGAACGAGTCGCCCTGAACCTAGTCATGCGTCTCAGTGGCATCGCCACAAGTACTCGTCAGTACGTCGAAACCATCGCTGATCTCCCCAGCCAGCTCACAGATACCCGCAAAACGACACCCGGACTGAGACTCCTAGAAAAATATGCTACCTCCGTCGGCGGTGCCAGTAACCATCGCCTAGGACTCGACGATGCCATCATGATTAAAGACAACCACATTGCCGCCGCCGGCAGTATCAGAGCTGCCGTGGCTCAAATTCGCCCCCATATTCCCTATCCCCTCACCATTGAAGTGGAGACGGAAACCTTAGACCAGGTTAAAGAGGCCCTCAAGACTGAGGTGGACATCATTATGTTGGACAATATGTCCCTCTCCGACCTAAAAACCGCCGTGGAACTCATTCGCCAAGAGAACCCCAGGCTAAAAATCGAAGCATCAGGAAACATCACCCAAGAGCGGCTACGGGCGATCGCCGAAACAGGGGTCGACTACATTTCCACCAGCGCCCCCATCTCCCGTTCCCCCTGGCTCGACATCAGCATGAAACTCCAGGCAACCTAA
- a CDS encoding pentapeptide repeat-containing protein, with translation MNYEDEHCGYRFGAIAARVAVTMICILMLAIANLSLGVPEAQAVAYEKQTLYGVDFVEQDLRDSNFTLATIRACDFTKANLQGVQLFRTKFKNVNLEGADLSFATLDSALFLESNLKNAILEGAFAYNSVFRNTEIEGADFTDIFLSDDTLMDLCEIASGTNPVTGNNTRDTLGCDYL, from the coding sequence GTGAACTACGAGGATGAACACTGCGGGTATCGTTTCGGGGCGATCGCCGCTAGAGTTGCCGTTACGATGATATGTATCTTAATGCTGGCGATCGCCAACCTAAGCTTGGGTGTTCCTGAGGCCCAAGCGGTGGCCTATGAGAAGCAAACCCTCTATGGCGTCGATTTTGTGGAGCAGGATTTGCGAGACTCCAACTTTACCCTAGCAACGATTCGGGCCTGTGATTTCACCAAAGCCAACTTACAGGGGGTACAACTGTTCCGCACCAAGTTTAAGAACGTAAACCTGGAGGGAGCTGATTTAAGCTTCGCCACTCTAGACTCGGCTTTATTTCTAGAAAGCAATCTCAAGAATGCGATCCTGGAGGGGGCCTTCGCCTATAACTCGGTCTTTCGTAACACCGAAATTGAGGGAGCCGATTTTACAGATATCTTTCTCAGCGATGACACCTTGATGGACTTATGTGAGATTGCCTCAGGAACCAACCCAGTCACGGGCAATAATACCCGAGATACCCTAGGCTGCGACTATCTCTAA
- a CDS encoding ABC transporter ATP-binding protein — protein sequence MNPAVSVQNVSKVYGDLGVVNNLSFDIAKGELFGFLGPNGAGKSTTVRMLTTLTKPSSGTIEVAGYDVVQQARLAKRSIGVVLQQVSVDVDLTVWENMEYHGRLHHIPRGERQERIDRWLEYVELTNRRDALVKTLSGGMKRRLQIARSLLHQPEILFLDEPTVGLDPQTRRRLWEILLDLKEQGMTMLLTTHYMEEVEYLCDRIGILDSGQLIELGTLDELRHNHGEGVVVTHTPEGLQSQFFANLEEANHYINQQGDRTGMMARESNLEDIFVELTGRQLD from the coding sequence ATGAATCCGGCTGTATCTGTACAAAATGTCTCAAAGGTCTATGGAGATCTCGGAGTCGTCAACAATCTCTCGTTTGACATTGCAAAAGGGGAATTATTTGGTTTTTTGGGTCCCAATGGAGCCGGTAAATCCACGACTGTGCGAATGCTGACCACGCTCACGAAGCCAAGTTCGGGAACGATTGAGGTGGCGGGCTATGATGTGGTGCAACAGGCACGACTGGCAAAACGTTCGATTGGTGTGGTGCTTCAACAAGTCAGTGTGGATGTGGATCTGACGGTTTGGGAGAATATGGAGTATCACGGACGCTTGCACCATATCCCCCGAGGAGAGCGTCAGGAACGGATTGATCGTTGGTTAGAGTATGTGGAGTTAACAAATCGCCGTGACGCCCTTGTGAAGACCCTTTCTGGGGGGATGAAGCGACGACTGCAAATTGCGCGATCGCTCCTGCATCAGCCGGAGATTTTGTTTCTGGACGAACCCACGGTGGGATTAGATCCCCAAACCCGCCGCCGTCTCTGGGAAATTCTGTTGGATCTTAAGGAGCAGGGGATGACCATGCTGTTGACGACTCATTATATGGAGGAAGTGGAGTACTTGTGCGATCGCATTGGGATTCTCGACAGTGGCCAACTCATCGAACTCGGAACCCTCGATGAATTACGGCACAACCATGGTGAAGGAGTGGTGGTCACACATACCCCTGAGGGACTACAAAGCCAGTTTTTCGCCAATCTCGAAGAGGCCAATCACTATATTAACCAGCAGGGCGATCGCACTGGCATGATGGCCCGGGAATCAAACCTCGAAGATATTTTTGTCGAACTCACCGGTCGTCAATTGGATTAA
- a CDS encoding YraN family protein, which yields MTKGYSTSDNSRFKGHPTRNIVGTLGEDLVAQWLRGAGVRVLHQRWRCRLGELDIVAGFPATPETAKTLAFVEVKTRSRGNWDHDGRLALSPAKCQRLNQAARLFLSRFPQYAQLPCRFDLALVRSQRAPQGSATSPTTPKLPNDITIGQPVLVNQLQLTLQEYLVGVLD from the coding sequence ATGACGAAAGGTTATAGCACGTCTGATAACAGTCGTTTCAAGGGTCATCCTACCAGGAACATTGTGGGAACTCTAGGGGAAGATCTGGTCGCTCAATGGCTGCGGGGAGCAGGAGTTAGGGTGTTACACCAACGCTGGCGCTGTCGTTTGGGGGAATTAGATATTGTGGCTGGCTTTCCCGCCACTCCCGAAACCGCCAAAACCTTAGCCTTTGTGGAAGTGAAAACCCGAAGTCGTGGCAATTGGGATCACGATGGACGCTTGGCCCTGTCTCCTGCCAAATGTCAGCGTTTAAATCAGGCCGCTCGTCTCTTCTTATCTCGTTTTCCCCAATATGCTCAACTCCCCTGTCGCTTCGACTTAGCCTTAGTCCGTTCTCAGCGGGCCCCCCAGGGTTCTGCGACGTCCCCTACAACGCCAAAGCTGCCCAATGACATCACCATCGGACAGCCTGTGCTGGTTAATCAACTTCAACTGACCTTACAGGAGTACTTAGTTGGCGTGTTAGATTAA
- a CDS encoding sensor histidine kinase, whose translation MTSTQTFHLPPGVLVPPDLEVGDEGRLFLRSLGVELSYIQERTGRYRSFLWRNGANQFPSSHQDQVFQPVDTVAYLSHICRILDNQTPESLSCFFKVGSDIRTFELSIAPLSTPSGEPDCVLVVGRQSGTLGTTQAANSSSLEAASLGFSLSNRSDSSSFLTQVSYPKLLTQISRQIRQTLDLEIIWQQTAQGLGAAMKAVQCCVYSYEGHQPQVRLVAQFPQDSSSLDGGTELLLRDAPNLQQAITSLEPTLVDRLADTSVSRSQVLVATRHQGQVNGIISLERERSDSGPSIPVWHPTELEIIAELADQVGTAIAHAVLYRELELARQEAEEVSRLKSDFLANTSHELRTPLNGMMGFLKLILDGMTDDSEEQMEFIEEAYRSAVHLLSIINDILDIAKIEAGKMHLDLEPVNIKELLTHVQEFVQAQIQQKQLYFQVQMPDTEDNIIVYGNYQRLLQILLNLVGNAIKFTHEGGITITGEIISRPVVVNDREFSGLLQLKVADTGIGVSLEQQDKLFQTFSQVDGSRTRQYGGTGLGLVISQKLVEAMGGDVHFYSMGEGLGSTVTFTIALFQEPVMISLDESLDSLDLLVEN comes from the coding sequence ATGACTTCGACTCAGACGTTCCATCTTCCACCTGGGGTTCTGGTACCACCCGATCTCGAAGTTGGAGACGAGGGAAGGCTGTTTCTGCGCTCTCTCGGCGTTGAGTTGAGCTATATTCAAGAGCGAACAGGGCGCTATCGTAGTTTCCTCTGGCGTAATGGGGCCAATCAGTTTCCCTCTAGTCACCAAGATCAGGTCTTTCAGCCTGTGGATACGGTGGCCTATCTCAGTCATATTTGCCGTATCCTCGATAACCAGACTCCTGAATCTCTCAGTTGCTTTTTCAAGGTAGGGAGCGATATCAGAACCTTTGAACTTTCGATTGCTCCCCTATCCACCCCATCTGGGGAGCCCGATTGTGTCCTAGTGGTAGGACGGCAGTCCGGAACCCTAGGGACAACTCAAGCCGCCAACTCATCATCTCTAGAAGCAGCGTCTCTGGGGTTCTCCCTGTCCAATCGTTCAGACTCCTCCTCATTTCTAACTCAAGTCTCCTACCCCAAACTGCTAACGCAGATTTCCCGCCAAATTCGTCAAACCTTAGATTTAGAGATTATTTGGCAGCAAACGGCTCAAGGGTTGGGAGCCGCCATGAAGGCGGTGCAATGTTGTGTCTATAGTTATGAGGGTCATCAACCTCAGGTGAGATTGGTGGCCCAGTTTCCCCAAGATAGTTCGAGTCTTGACGGTGGCACTGAGCTGTTGTTGCGAGATGCTCCCAACCTACAACAGGCGATTACCAGCTTAGAACCGACCTTAGTGGATCGTCTTGCAGATACTTCAGTAAGCCGATCGCAGGTGTTGGTCGCTACCCGTCATCAGGGCCAAGTCAACGGCATCATCAGTTTAGAACGAGAGCGATCAGATTCAGGACCATCAATTCCGGTTTGGCATCCCACCGAATTGGAAATTATCGCGGAATTGGCAGATCAGGTGGGAACGGCGATCGCCCATGCAGTGCTCTACCGAGAACTCGAACTGGCTCGCCAGGAGGCCGAAGAAGTCTCTCGCCTCAAAAGTGACTTCCTCGCCAACACCTCCCATGAACTGAGAACCCCTCTCAACGGCATGATGGGCTTTCTAAAATTGATTTTGGATGGGATGACGGATGATTCCGAGGAGCAGATGGAGTTTATTGAAGAAGCCTATCGCTCGGCGGTTCATTTGCTCAGTATTATTAACGATATCTTAGATATTGCCAAAATTGAAGCCGGTAAGATGCACTTGGATCTCGAACCGGTTAATATCAAAGAACTTCTGACTCATGTGCAAGAATTCGTTCAAGCACAAATTCAGCAAAAACAACTCTATTTCCAAGTTCAAATGCCTGATACGGAAGACAATATTATTGTCTATGGCAATTATCAGCGACTGCTTCAAATCCTCCTAAACCTGGTAGGAAATGCCATTAAGTTCACCCATGAGGGAGGAATTACGATTACCGGTGAGATTATCTCTCGCCCTGTGGTGGTCAACGATCGCGAATTTTCGGGACTGCTGCAACTGAAAGTGGCCGATACAGGTATCGGCGTCTCCCTTGAACAGCAAGATAAACTCTTTCAAACCTTTAGCCAGGTGGATGGTTCCCGCACCCGTCAGTATGGGGGAACGGGCCTGGGCCTCGTGATTTCTCAAAAGCTTGTCGAAGCCATGGGCGGTGACGTTCACTTTTATAGTATGGGAGAAGGACTTGGCTCGACCGTCACCTTTACCATTGCCCTGTTCCAAGAACCGGTAATGATCTCCCTCGATGAAAGCCTAGACTCCTTAGATTTGTTGGTGGAAAATTGA